A stretch of the Bradyrhizobium arachidis genome encodes the following:
- a CDS encoding ABC transporter substrate-binding protein — MRAVKPVIASLVLSLLSATALNGPASAETTTLRMAWYSDGNEGEVMADLLKRFHEQNKDIDVVLDQVPFKAINENLPVQLASGQGPDMARVVDMGGLSRYALDMRPLLKDPGYWETNFGPFLEWMRPAGDTQAIPGFMTQLTVTGPFVNKTLFEQAGVAMPSEKSTWEDWAKAVKEVAGKVQAPFPLALDRSGHRFYALAVSQGTKIFGANGEPDVVDEGFKRAAQLIYDWHRSGVMSKELWGSVSGTAYRGANDEFKNAQVVMYLSGSWQTAQFAKTVDNAFDWVAVPNPCGPGGCSSMPGGAALVAFKTTKHPKEVARLMDYLASEPVLAEFYSRALFVPGHLGLAKKGIDYPTASPEAAAALKVFTASAASISPLAFQTQGYTNSRIIFNAVISRLGQAVSGETTLEDAEKRITADVAQQIAERNKK, encoded by the coding sequence ATGCGTGCCGTCAAGCCCGTTATCGCGTCTCTTGTGCTGTCCCTTCTGTCCGCCACCGCACTCAACGGGCCAGCGTCGGCCGAGACGACCACGCTGCGAATGGCCTGGTACTCGGACGGCAACGAGGGCGAGGTGATGGCTGACCTGCTGAAGCGATTCCACGAGCAGAACAAGGACATCGACGTCGTTCTCGATCAGGTGCCCTTCAAGGCGATCAACGAGAATCTGCCCGTGCAGCTGGCCTCCGGCCAGGGCCCCGACATGGCGCGTGTCGTCGATATGGGCGGCCTGTCGCGCTACGCGCTCGACATGCGCCCCCTTCTCAAAGATCCCGGCTATTGGGAGACGAATTTCGGCCCCTTCCTCGAATGGATGCGCCCTGCGGGAGACACGCAGGCCATTCCGGGCTTCATGACCCAGCTCACCGTCACCGGCCCCTTCGTCAACAAGACCCTGTTCGAGCAGGCCGGGGTCGCGATGCCCAGCGAGAAGTCGACCTGGGAGGATTGGGCGAAAGCGGTGAAGGAGGTTGCGGGCAAGGTGCAGGCACCGTTCCCGCTCGCGCTCGACCGCTCGGGCCATCGCTTCTATGCGCTCGCCGTGTCGCAAGGCACGAAGATCTTCGGCGCGAACGGCGAGCCTGATGTCGTGGACGAGGGCTTCAAGCGCGCGGCGCAGCTCATCTACGACTGGCACAGGTCCGGCGTCATGTCGAAGGAGCTGTGGGGCTCGGTCTCCGGCACGGCCTATCGCGGCGCCAACGACGAATTCAAGAACGCACAGGTCGTGATGTATCTGTCCGGATCGTGGCAGACTGCCCAGTTCGCCAAGACCGTGGACAACGCCTTCGACTGGGTCGCGGTCCCCAATCCCTGCGGCCCCGGCGGGTGCAGCAGCATGCCGGGCGGCGCCGCTCTCGTGGCTTTCAAGACGACCAAGCATCCCAAGGAAGTCGCGCGACTGATGGACTATCTCGCCAGCGAACCGGTGCTGGCGGAGTTTTATTCGCGCGCGCTGTTCGTGCCCGGCCACCTTGGGCTCGCGAAGAAAGGCATCGACTATCCGACGGCCAGCCCGGAAGCCGCCGCAGCACTGAAGGTCTTCACCGCAAGCGCGGCCAGCATTTCGCCGCTCGCCTTCCAGACCCAGGGCTACACCAACAGCCGGATCATCTTCAACGCCGTCATCAGCCGGCTCGGGCAGGCGGTCTCCGGCGAAACGACGCTCGAAGACGCCGAAAAGCGCATCACCGCCGACGTCGCGCAGCAGATCGCCGAGCGCAACAAGAAGTGA
- a CDS encoding DUF1326 domain-containing protein has protein sequence MAATDWRLEGEWIKNCTCAFGCPCDFNALPTQGYCKGMVGMRITKGHFEGTRLDGLYFAATVEFPGALHEGNGKMQPIVDERATPEQRQALFDIFSGKHSAEGTLFHILSLIVTTIHDPVFAPFEFSFDKDGRVAKLVVKGVLETEVEPIKNPVTGAPHRIQVVMPEGFEHRAAEVASCNIRSTGAIKFETKGTHSSLAKVVQTPDGVAA, from the coding sequence ATGGCTGCAACGGACTGGCGTCTCGAAGGCGAATGGATCAAGAACTGCACTTGCGCGTTTGGCTGCCCCTGCGACTTCAACGCTCTGCCGACCCAGGGCTATTGCAAGGGCATGGTCGGCATGAGGATCACCAAGGGACATTTCGAGGGGACCAGGCTCGATGGGCTCTATTTCGCAGCCACCGTCGAATTCCCGGGAGCGCTGCACGAGGGCAACGGGAAGATGCAGCCCATCGTTGATGAGCGAGCAACGCCGGAACAGCGGCAGGCGCTGTTTGACATCTTCTCCGGCAAGCATTCCGCCGAGGGTACGCTGTTCCACATCCTCAGCCTGATCGTCACCACCATCCACGATCCCGTCTTTGCGCCGTTCGAATTTTCCTTCGACAAGGACGGGCGCGTCGCCAAGCTCGTCGTCAAGGGCGTGCTGGAGACGGAAGTCGAGCCGATCAAGAATCCGGTAACGGGTGCGCCGCATCGCATTCAGGTGGTCATGCCCGAGGGCTTCGAGCACCGGGCCGCCGAGGTCGCCTCTTGCAACATCCGCTCGACCGGCGCGATCAAGTTCGAAACGAAGGGCACGCACAGTTCGCTCGCCAAGGTGGTGCAGACGCCCGACGGCGTTGCCGCCTGA
- a CDS encoding LacI family DNA-binding transcriptional regulator has product MPEDVSLATVAARAGVSVSTVSRIVNGEMRRASPATVARVLDAIEAVGYRPNPVGRALKSGQSQLVAMIAANLDNPAMATIASSTEAALREAGYVMVLCDTHDRPDLQDEYLYAMRAQMVRGYVLVAAVASPGLSELSASGAPAVFVTRRNPTGNGPFVGIDDRAAGAAVADHFADLGRRAPAVVFPRLGSSASRDRVSGFLARLRERGCSDDAIIRADGAGRSHLQVGYDAGARIFGGSDTPDAILCVSDQIAYGVNRRALERGLKIPGDCDLVSIDGTPLNQWVAPWLKSIEIPYAVYGAEIVAGLQLIWRGEAFGERLLPYRFG; this is encoded by the coding sequence ATGCCGGAAGACGTCTCACTTGCCACAGTCGCGGCCCGGGCCGGCGTCTCGGTTTCGACCGTATCGCGGATCGTCAACGGTGAGATGCGCCGCGCCTCCCCGGCGACGGTGGCGCGGGTGCTCGATGCGATCGAGGCGGTAGGCTACCGGCCAAATCCGGTGGGACGGGCGCTCAAGAGCGGACAAAGCCAGCTTGTGGCGATGATCGCGGCCAATCTCGACAATCCGGCCATGGCGACGATCGCAAGCTCCACTGAGGCCGCACTGCGCGAGGCCGGCTACGTCATGGTCCTCTGCGATACGCACGACCGACCCGACCTTCAGGACGAATATCTCTACGCGATGCGGGCCCAGATGGTGCGCGGCTATGTCCTCGTTGCGGCGGTCGCCAGCCCCGGCCTGAGCGAGCTTTCCGCGTCCGGCGCCCCGGCGGTCTTCGTGACCCGCCGCAATCCGACCGGCAACGGCCCGTTCGTTGGGATCGACGATCGTGCAGCCGGCGCTGCCGTCGCCGACCATTTTGCCGATCTCGGGCGGCGTGCCCCGGCTGTTGTCTTTCCGCGGCTGGGCTCGTCCGCATCGCGGGACCGCGTGTCGGGTTTTTTGGCCAGGCTGCGGGAGCGTGGCTGTTCCGACGACGCGATCATCCGGGCCGACGGCGCGGGACGATCGCATCTGCAAGTCGGCTACGACGCCGGCGCGCGAATTTTCGGCGGCAGCGACACGCCGGACGCCATTCTCTGCGTGAGCGACCAGATCGCCTATGGCGTCAACCGGCGCGCGCTCGAACGCGGCCTGAAAATCCCCGGCGATTGCGATCTGGTCAGCATCGACGGCACGCCTCTCAATCAGTGGGTCGCACCCTGGCTGAAGTCGATCGAAATCCCCTACGCCGTCTACGGGGCGGAGATCGTCGCGGGCCTGCAATTGATCTGGCGAGGCGAGGCTTTTGGCGAACGCCTGCTTCCCTACAGGTTCGGCTGA
- a CDS encoding DUF2182 domain-containing protein, whose translation MTEPGVLEQGVLEQVLRRDRLVVAAGLVAVVALAWAYLAVGAGMDTDMMADMPDMAPMPWTPLYAVLLFAMWWTMMIAMMVPSAAPTVLLYATVKRRQETASGAAREVWIFLAGYLLAWAGFSLVAVLAQWALERSGFLSMAMASTSVVLGGIILLAAGLYQFTPLKTACLRYCQNPLLFLSRYWRVGGSGALRMGLRHGSYCVGCCWFLMALLFVSGVMNLAWIIAIALYVACEKLLPFGRRLSHAAGATLIITGAILLARAA comes from the coding sequence ATGACCGAGCCAGGCGTGCTCGAACAAGGCGTGCTCGAACAGGTGCTACGTCGCGATCGCCTGGTCGTTGCGGCTGGGCTTGTCGCGGTTGTGGCGCTCGCCTGGGCCTATCTCGCTGTTGGCGCCGGCATGGATACCGACATGATGGCCGACATGCCGGACATGGCGCCGATGCCATGGACGCCGCTCTACGCCGTGCTGCTGTTTGCGATGTGGTGGACGATGATGATCGCGATGATGGTGCCGAGCGCGGCGCCCACTGTCCTCTTGTACGCGACAGTCAAGCGCAGGCAGGAGACTGCGTCCGGCGCAGCGAGGGAGGTCTGGATCTTTCTCGCCGGCTATCTGCTGGCATGGGCCGGGTTCAGTCTCGTTGCGGTCCTGGCACAATGGGCGCTCGAACGTAGCGGGTTCTTGTCGATGGCGATGGCAAGCACGAGCGTCGTTCTGGGCGGCATTATTCTTCTGGCCGCGGGGCTCTATCAGTTCACGCCGCTCAAGACCGCCTGCCTTCGCTACTGTCAAAACCCGCTGCTGTTCCTGAGCAGGTACTGGCGGGTCGGCGGAAGCGGGGCGCTCCGCATGGGACTTCGCCACGGCAGCTACTGCGTCGGCTGCTGCTGGTTCCTGATGGCATTGCTGTTCGTCAGCGGCGTGATGAATCTGGCCTGGATCATCGCCATCGCACTCTATGTTGCCTGCGAGAAACTGCTTCCGTTCGGCCGCAGGCTCAGCCATGCGGCCGGAGCGACCCTCATCATAACAGGCGCGATTCTGCTCGCGCGGGCGGCGTGA
- a CDS encoding DUF2182 domain-containing protein — protein sequence MALPFVSGVMNLVRIVGIALYVAGEKLPPFGRRLSLAAGVTLILSGTIVLARAF from the coding sequence ATGGCATTGCCGTTCGTCAGCGGCGTGATGAATCTGGTCCGGATCGTCGGCATCGCGCTCTATGTCGCCGGCGAGAAGCTGCCTCCGTTCGGCCGAAGACTGAGCCTTGCTGCGGGCGTGACGCTCATCCTGTCCGGCACGATCGTTCTTGCGCGCGCATTTTGA
- a CDS encoding nuclear transport factor 2 family protein, with translation MASNLEIAKKGYELFQQGDIATLVNDMMTDDCTWITPGPRDKLPWAGRYKGKQEIAGFFAKIAENIDFSEFAPREMIEQGDTVVVLGSSAGRMKKTGKTSKNEWAHVLKYSQGKLVYFQEYYDTAAEVAAMS, from the coding sequence ATGGCATCCAATCTCGAGATCGCGAAGAAGGGCTATGAGCTTTTCCAGCAGGGCGACATTGCAACGCTGGTCAACGACATGATGACCGACGACTGCACCTGGATAACGCCAGGCCCCAGGGACAAATTGCCTTGGGCCGGTCGCTACAAGGGAAAGCAGGAGATTGCCGGCTTCTTTGCGAAGATCGCGGAGAATATCGACTTCAGCGAGTTTGCGCCGCGCGAGATGATCGAGCAGGGCGACACCGTCGTTGTCCTCGGCTCATCCGCCGGTCGGATGAAGAAGACGGGCAAGACCAGCAAGAACGAATGGGCCCATGTGCTGAAATACAGCCAGGGAAAGCTGGTGTACTTCCAGGAATATTACGACACGGCGGCGGAAGTTGCCGCAATGTCGTGA